The genomic segment GATGCCGTGGCTGAAGGAGCACCGGCTGGTCGACAAGACCAAGAACTGAGCCGGCGACGCACGGGCACCGGGCCGCGGCACCGCGCGGTCCGGGCGGCCCCGCCGGGCGGCAGAATCAAGTTGCTGGCGATGCCTGTCGGGTGCTATTTCCTGTGAAGAGCGGTTGACAACGGCTTGAAAATCCAAGGCTTGAACGCCGACGGTTCGTTTTCGGCGGGCCCGGTGGATTTGCCCAGAGGGCAGCGTGTGCGCCGTCCCATGACTCGACGGATTGGTGGAGCCTGAGCCGGACCATGTTGTCCAAACTCCTCGGTATGATGTCGGCCGACATGGCCATCGACCTGGGCACGGCCAACACGCTGGTCTACGTCAAGGGTCGCGGCATCGTGCTGAACGAGCCCTCGGTGGTGGCCATCGCCAATGTCCGCGGCCGCCAGCAGGTGCTGGCGGTGGGCGAGGAGGCCAAGCAGATGCTGGGCCGCACGCCCGGCAACATCCAGGCGATCCGGCCGCTGCGCGATGGCGTCATCGCGGACTTCGAGGTCGCCGAGGAGATGATCAAGCACTTCATCCGCAAGGTGCACAACCGGCGCAGCTTCGCCAGCCCGCAGGTGATCATCTGCGTGCCGTCGGGCTCGACGGCGGTGGAACGCCGCGCGATCCAGGAATCGGCCGAGAGCGCGGGCGCGCGGCGCGTGTTCCTGATCGAGGAGCCTATGGCCGCGGCGATCGGCGCCGGTCTGCCGGTGACCGAGCCGACCGGCTCGATGGTGGTCGACATCGGCGGCGGCACCACCGAGGTGGCGGTGCTGTCGCTGGGCGGCATCGTCTATTCGCGCTCGGTCCGGGTCGGCGGCGACAAGATGGACGAGGCGATCATCGGCTATATCCGCCGCACCCATAACCTGCTGATCGGCGAGGGCACCGCGGAGCGGATCAAGAAGCAGATCGGTTCGGCCTGCCCGCCGGAGGACGGCGAGGGCGCGGTGATGGAGATAAAGGGCCGCGACCTGATGAACGGCGTGCCGAAGGAACTGGTCATCTCCGAGCGGCAGGTGGCGGAAAGCCTGGCCGAGCCGGTCAGCGCCATCGTCGAGGCGGTCAAGGTGGCGCTGGAGCACACCGCGCCGGAACTGGCGGCCGACATCGTCGACAAGGGCATCGTGCTGACCGGGGGCGGCGCGCTGCTCGGCAACCTGGACTATGTGCTGCGCCACGCCACCGGCCTGCCGGTGTCGATCGGCGACGACGCGCTGTCGTGCGTGGCGCTGGGCACCGGCCGGGCGCTGGAGGAGCTGAAGACGCTGCGGCACGTCTTGATCAACCAGTAACGCGGGACTGGTAGCACGCGAACGGAACAGGCAAAGATGAACGTTCGTCGACGCGCCGTTGGGCCGGCCGGCGAATTGCGGTAGGATTCCCCCTGCGGCGGATGCGCGAGGCGCGGTTCCGCCGGCCTGCTGCCGAGACGACAGGGCGAAGGACGCCAGATGGCACGACCCCCGGCCAGCACGATTGTCCGCTATGCGATTCCGTTGAAGGTCCTGTTGCAGCGCTTCGCGCTGGCGACGACCGTGCTGCTCGCATTCGGGCTGATGCTGCTGGCCAAGGCCGACTCCCGGTTCATGGAGCGGGTGCGGGTCGCGGTCGCCGACATGATGTCGCCCATCGTCGACGCGGCGTCCGAACCGGCGCAGTCGGTGTCCGACTTCATGGATTCGCTGACCGAGCTGGCGGTGCTGCGCGAGGAGAACGCGCGGCTGCGCGAGGAGAACGCTCGCCTGCTGGAGTGGGAACGGGCGGCGCGCGCCATGCAGGCGCAGAACCACGCGCTGCGCGCGCTGACCAACTTCGTCGACGTGCCGGCGGCGGCCCAGATCGCCGCGCGAGTGATCGGCGACAGCAGCGGCGTCTACGTGCGCAGCCTGCTGGTGGCCGTCGGCAGCGTCGACGGCGTCGCCAAGGGCCAGGCGGTGATGACCGGCGAGGGGCTGGTCGGGCGCATCACCGAGGTCGGCCAGCGGGCCGCGCGGGTGTTGCTGATCACCGATCTCAATTCCCGCATCCCGGTGCGCGTGGAGCGGACGCGGGGCCGCGCCATCCTGCTGGGCGACAACACCGACCTGCCATTGCTGCAATACCTGCCCAGCGCCGACTCGGTGGCGCCCGGCGATCGGGTGGTGACGTCCGGCGACGCCGGGGTGTTCCCGCCGGGCCTCGCGGTCGGCGAGGTGGTGGCGGTGACCGACGGCACCGTGCGCGTACAGCCGTTCGTCGACTGGGACCGGCTGGAACTGGTGCGGGTGGTGGACTTCGCGCTGCCCGGCCTGATCGACGACTTCCACAACGACGGTGAGATGGCCGACCAGCCGGCGGGGCCCGAGGCCGACGTGCCGGAGGCGCCGGGCCCGGCCAACATGGTCACGCCGGTGTCCGACGGCACCGCGGTGCACCAGCAGTGAGCGGGGCGCGGCGATGAACCGGCTGCTGCTGCGCATCGATGCCGTCGCCCGCCAGTCGGTGCCGGTGGCGCTGACGCTGCTGCTGGTGCTGATCTCCGCGCTGCCGCCGGTGCTGCCGGTGTTCCGCGAGGCGGCGCCGGCCTGGGTGCTTATCGCCGTGTTCCATTGGTCGGTCCAGCGGCCGGAGCTGATGCCGGTGCAGGCGGCCTTCGTCATCGGCCTGTTGCAGGACCTGCTGCTCGGCCTGCCGCCGGGCAGCAGCGCGCTGATCTACGTGGTGCTGCGCGGCGTGGCCGGGCGCATCGCGCAACTGACCGCGGGCCGCGGCTTCGTCAACCTGTGGATCATGTTCGCGGGTGCCGCGGCCGGCGCCGGCCTGCTGCGCTACCTGATCATGACCGTCTGGCTGGAGCGGGTGCTGGATCCGGTGCCGGCGCTGTTCGAACTGCTGCTGACCGTCGGCGTCTTTCCGCTCGTCTCCTGGCTGCTGACCAGGCTGCAGCGCGGGTTGCTGACCCATGCTTAGGCTGCGCCGGAAGAAGCAGGCGGCGGCCGAGCGCGTCATGGCGGGCTTCCGCCGCGACGAGGACCGCATGCGCGGCTTCAGTCGCCGCGCGTTGACGATCGGCGGCCTGCAGGTCGGGCTGTTCGGCGTGCTCGGCGCCCGGCTTTACGGGCTGCAGGTGGTGGAGGCCGACCGCTATGCGCTGCTGGCGGAGGACAACCGGGTCAATATGCGCCTGCTGCCGCCGCCGCGCGGCGAGATCTTCGACCGCAACGGCGAACCGGTCGCGGTCAACGAGCTGAACTACCGGGTCCAGATGGTGCCCGAGCAGGCCGGCGAGATGGAGGTGGTGCTGGCGCGGCTGGCACGCATCGTTGCGCTGGCGCCCGACGAGATCGAGCGCATCCTGGAGGAGGTCGGCCGCCGCCGCTCGTTCCTGCCGGTGATGGTGGCGGAGAACCTGACCTGGAACCAGGTCGCCAGCGTCGAGGTCAACGCACCGGACCTGCCGGGCGTGTCGATCGACCTCGGCTATCGCCGCATCTATCCGAATGCCGCCGCGATGGGCCACCTGACCGGCTACATCGCCCCGCCGCGGGAGGAGGACTTGAACGGCGACCCGCTGCTCGAGTTGCCCGATTTCCAGATGGGCCGCAGCGGACTGGAGCGGCGCTACGACGAGGTGCTGCGCGGGCGCGCCGGCGTCAGCCAGGTCGAGGTCAACGCCCTGGGCCGCGTGATCCGCGAGCTGACGCGCGAGGAAGGCCAGCCGGGCCGCGACCTGACGCTGACCATCGATGCCGGCCTGCAGCGCGCCACGGTCGAGCGCTTCGGCGAGGAGAGCGGCGCCGCGGTGGTCATGGACGCCCACACCGGCGACGTGCTGGCGATGGTGTCGGCGCCGGCCTACGACCCCAACCAGTTCATCGGCGGCATCTCGGTCGCCAACTGGAACGCGCTGACCGACAACCCGCGCGCGCCGCTGCGCGACAAGGCGATCGCCGGCACCTACTCGCCCGGCTCCACCTTCAAGATGGTGGTCGGGCTCGCCGCGCTGGAGGCGGGCATCATCGACGCCAACAGCGAGGTCTGGTGCCCGGGCTTCCTCGACTACGGCGTCAACCGCTTCCACTGCTGGAAGCATTTCGGCCACGGCCACGTCAACCTGGCCAGTGCGATCGAGCAGTCGTGCGACGTCTATTTCTACGAGACCGCGCTGGAACTGGGCATCGACAAGCTCAGCGCATTCGCGCGGCGCTATGGCTTCGGCGACCTGACCGGGGTCGACCTGGTCGGCGAGCGCACCGGCCTGATGCCGACGAAGGGCTGGAAGGAGGCCACGCTGGGCAACCCGTGGGTGCCGGGCGATACCATCAACGCCGGCATCGGCCAGGGCTATGTCAACTGCACGCCGCTGCAGCTGGCGGTGATGACCGCGCGGCTGGTCAACGGCGGCTATGCGGTGACCCCGCGCCTGACCAAGCGGCTGGAGGGCGAACCGGCGCCGACCTTCCCGTCGATGGGCATACCCGACATCTGGCAGGGCTGGATCCGCGACGCCATGAGCCTGGTGGTCAATTCGCCGAGCGGCACCGCCTACCGCGCGCGGATCGAGGACGAGCGGCTGGCGATGGGCGGCAAGTCCGGCACCGTGCAGGTCCGCCGCATCACGGCGGCGGAGCGCGCGGCCGGCATCATCAGCGACGAGGACCGGCCCTGGCACCACCGCAACCATGCGCTGTTCGTCGCCTATGCGCCGGTCTATGCACCGCGTTTCGTGTGCGGCGTGGTCGTGGAGCATGGCGGCGGCGGTTCGTCCACCGCCGCGCCGATCGCGCGCGATACGCTGCTCGACGTGCAGCGCCGGTTCGGTGCCGCCGAGGTGGCGGACATCGGTCCGCTGCAGCGCTGAGGCCGGCCGGCGATGGCGCTGACCTCGACCCTGCCCGTCGAACGGTTGACCCTGACCCGCCGGCTGCTCGGCATCAACTGGATGCTGCTGGTCCTGGTCACCGGCCTGGCCGCCACCGGCGTCGCGATGCTCTATTCCGCCGGCAACGGCAGCTTCCATCCGTGGGCTTCGGCCCATGCGCTGCGCTATGCCGTCTGCACCGCGATCATGCTGGTGGTGGCGGTGATCGACCTGCGCCTGCTGCTGCGCATGGCCTATGTCTTCTATTTCCTGACGCTGGCCCTGCTGATAGGCGTGGAGGTGATGGGCAGCATCGGCATGGGCGCCCAGCGCTGGATCGACCTCGGCATCATCAAGCTGCAGCCGTCGGAACTGATGAAGCTGGCGCTGGTGCTGGCGCTGGCCCGCTATTTTCACGGCTGCACCCACCTGGACCTGCGTCGGGTGACAATGATGGTGCCGCCGGTGCTGCTGACGCTGATGCCGATCGCGCTGGTGATGAAGCAGCCCGACCTCGGCACCGCGGTGACGCTCGGGCTCGGCGCCACCGCCGTGTTCTTCGTCGCCGGGGTCAGGCTGTGGATGTTCGCGGTGGTCGGCGTCGCGCTGGCCGGGGCGGCGCCGCTGGCGTGGAACATGCTGCACGACTATCAGCGCCAGCGCGTGATGACCTTCCTCGACCCGGAGAGCGACCCGCTCGGCGCCGGCTACCACATCCTGCAATCCAAGATCGCGCTCGGCTCCGGCGGCCTGTTCGGCCGCGGTTTCCTGCAGGGCAGCCAGAGCCACGGCAGCTTCCTGCCCGAGAAGCAGACCGACTTCGTCTTCACCATGCTGGCGGAGGAATTCGGGCTGGTCGGCGGGCTTGCGCTGCTCACCCTCTATCTGATGGTGATCGGCTTCTGCATCGCGATCGGCCTGCGAGCGCGCAACCAGTTCGGCCGCATCCTCAGCTTCGGCGTCGGCTTCACCCTGTTCCTCTATGTCTTCATCAACGTCGCCATGGTTTCGGGCCTGATGCCGGTGGTGGGCGTGCCGTTGCCGCTGATCTCCTACGGCGGCACGGCGATGCTGACCGCGATGATCGGCATCGGACTGGTGATGAACGTCTACGTCAGCCGCGACTTGCGCATCGGTCGGCGGGCCGACGACGACTGACGCACCGGTCCGGCGTCTGCCGATGTTGCTAGCGCGCGGCGGGCGTTGAGCCGTTGCGCGGGGCGGTTAGCACGTCGCGGACGAGCAGCTTGGCGCCGTCGATGGCATGCAGCGCCTCGATCAGCGCCTCGCGTTCATGGCGCGGCAGTTCGCGGGCTGCCAGCCAGTTCGTCGCCGGCTGGCCGGCGGCGCGGTCGGCGACCTGCTGGGCCGCGAGCATGCGCAGCACCAGTCCGTGCGCCTCGACGATCTCCGCCACCGCCCCGCTCTCCGCCCCGCCGATGGCGGCCGCGGCGCGCAGCCGACCGACCGTGCCGGTCTCCGGCGTCTCGGTCGCCAGCGCCATGATCCGCGCCGCCGCGACGGCGGGAAGCAACGCACCGATCTTGGCATCGAAGCGGCCGCTGTCGGGGTCGGTGCGCAACCGCCCGAACAGGTTGAACGGCGGCGACAGGCTGTCGAGCTGGCCGGCCATCATGCGCAGGAACAGCGGGGCGCGTGCCGCGGCGGCCAGCGACTGGGCGCGCAGCGCGCCGGCCAGGCCGCGGTCGCCATGCACCGGCTGGAAGTCGAAGAAGATGTCGACGTTGAGCAGGCTCTCGCCCTCGGCCCGCGCGATCCAGCGGCCGATCTCGTCGCGCCAGCCCGCCAGGGTCCGCCGCCAGTGCGGCTCCGACGCCATCACGTGGCCGATGCAGTAGGGGATGCCGGCGGCATCGAGGAAGTCGCTGGCCATGCGGCCCAGCTCGGCGAACCAGCCGTCGTCCGCGACTGTGCCGGCATGGACGATGGCGTTGTCCTGGTCGGGGCGCAGCAGGCTTTCGCCGCGTCCGGCCGAGCCGAGCACCAGAAAGGCATAGGCGGCCGGCGGCGGTCCAAGATGCGAATCGCTGAGTCGCGCTTCGGCCAGGGCGACGGCGCGCGCGGTGGCGTCGCGGAACACGCCGGCGACGACCGCCGCGATCTCGTGGCCGCCGCACCCGTCGGCCAGCATCGCCCGGGCCAGGGCCGGCAGCTGGGCCAGGCTCTCCGCCATCTCCTGTGGGGTTTCCGCGGCGCCGATGGCGTCGCCGATCACCGGCGCCTGGCCGGCGCGCAGCTTGAGCAGGGCGCGGGCGCTGACCATGCCGGCCAGCCGGCCGTCGTCGACGACCGGCAGGTGGCGGATGCCGAGGCGCTGCATCCGGCCGATGGCGACATAGACGAAGGCGTCGGGTGCGATGGTGGCCACGTCGGCGGTCATCGCCTGCAGCACGGTCGCGCGGTCGAGGTCGACGCCGCGGGCGATGGCGCGGACGAGATCGCGTTCGGTGAGGATCCCGCTGACCGGTCCGTCGCCGCCGGTGACCGCCAGCGCGCTGACCCGGTGCGCGCCCAACGCGGCGGCGGCCTCGCGCAGCGTTGCGCCGAGCGCGATGGTGACCACGGGCCCGACCATCACGTCGGCGACGCGCCGGCGATAGGCGAAACCGTCGAGCACGTGATCGGGCGCCGATGGGCTGTCGCTCATGGCTCGATCCAGCCGGCGGCGCGCTGGTGGGCCAGCGCGTGCCGGGCGCCCCGGGCGAACGCGCGCGCCGCGCCAAAGGTGACCACCCCGCGTTCGGCCAGCAGCGGCAGCAGCCGTAGATAGAGCTCGCCGGTGGTCAGGCAGTCGCCCAGCGCGGTGTGCCGCGCGGTCAGCGGCACCGCGTAGGCCCTGGCCAGCGCTTCCAGGTTGAGGTCGGTGCGCTTCGGTTCCAGCGCCGCGACCAGCAGAAAGGTATCCAGCGCGGGGGGCGCCGCCCATTCGATGCCGCAGCGCGCCGCCTCGCTGCGCAGCACGGTCAGGTCGAAGCCGATGTTGTGCCCGACCAGGGCGCAGCCGGCCAGCCGCGGCCCAATGCGCGCGTAGGCCTCGGCGAAGCCGGGAGCGGCCTCGACCATGCGGTCGGTGATGCCGTGCACGGCGCTGGATGCGGCCGGGATGGCGCGGCCGGGATTGACCAGCTGGTCGATCACCGTGCCGCGGAACAGCCGGGCGCCGTGCTGCCGGATCGCGCCGATCGAGACGATGCGGTCGGCCCGCACGTCCAGCCCGGTGGTCTCCAGGTCCAGCACCCAGGCGGGCAGGGCATCGAGCGGGGTGTCGTCGCCGATCGGCAGCGGCGCCGGCGGCTCCTCGTGCAGGCTCGGGTCGCAGAGCAGGCCTTCGTCGTCCGCTGCCGCCCCGCCGTGCGGCGGCGGCGGTTCCATCATGATCAGGGCGCCCTGGCCCGGGCCGAGATCGATCACCCGTGCCGACACCGTGTGGCCGTCGACGTGCCGCAGGCGGCGGGCGACCGCTAGCCCGTCCGCGCGGGCGCTGCGCCAGGCCTCGCCGAGATCGCGGTCGTCGAGCGCGGCGTAGATGCTGGTGCCGAGCGCGGCGCGCGCGCCGCCGAGCAGGCGCCGGGCCGGCGCGTTGGCCAGGCTGACCAGTCCCGTTTCCGTCACCGAGACGATGCCGTCCGGGATGGCCGCGACCATGGCGGTCAGCCGGGAGTCGGGTGCGGCGCGGGCTTCCTGCCACACCTGCGCCAGGGCCAGCGCGGCGTCCGCCAGCCGCCCGCCCTCGGCATCCTGCCGCCACGGCTCGGCGGCGGCGTCGCGGCGGGCGTGGCCGGCCGCCTCGGCGCGCATCATCACCAGGCGGCCGCGCAGCCGCTCCAGCCCGTCGAAATGGTCGTCGAGCAGCCCGATCACGATCCAGAAGCCGGCCAGGCCGACTGCGGCGCAGGCGCCGAGGACGACCAGCATGATCGCCGGTGCGCCGCTGCGGCTCCAGCCGATCAGGCCGACGACCACGGCGATGGCGAACACCAGCGCGCAGGTCAGCGCGCCGACGAACAGGCTGCGCCGGGCCGACGGCGCTCGGGCCATGGCGGTCTCCTCCCCGCGCCGGCGGCGCGGCCGAATGTGCTCGCATCGTCACTATACCACCATGCGTGCGGGCGATAGGTTGGCGGCGGATCGGCGCAGCCCCCGGTGCGCCGACGCGAGGAGGACGCCCGAATCATGACCCTGATCACCGCGCATCGCGGCGGTGCTGGCCTGTGGCCCGAGAACAGCCTGACCGCGTTCCGCGGCGCCGTCGGACTGCGCGGCCTGAACGCGGTCGAGCTCGACGTGCAGGCCTGCCGTGACGGCCGCCTGGTGGTGTTCCACGACGACACGCTCGAACGCACCAGCGACGGCAGCGGCCGGCTGGTCGAGCTCGACTTCGAAACGGTTCGCCGCAGCCGTTTGACCGGTACCGGCGGCGAGCCGCCGCCGACGCTGGACGAGGTGCTGGCGCTGCTGGTGCCGACCCGGCTGGAACTGAAGCTCGAGATCAAGGTGGCGGACGGGGCCGACGCCGACGACATGGTGGCCCGCAGCGTTGCGGCGACCGACGCGCACGGCATGACCGGGCGCACCCTGTTCATGAGCTTCGACCGCCCGGCGATCGCGGCGCTGGGCCGCCTCGGCCGTAGGCTCGCCTACAGCGTGCTGACCAGCTGGAAGGCCGACGAGGCCGAAGCGCGGATGGCCGCGCTGGTCGACGAGGCGCTGGCCGCCCATGCGGCGGCGATCGGCGTCGGCAGCAAGCCGCCGGACGATGCCGCCGGCCAGCTGGCCGCGCGTGCCGCGCTGATCGCGCGCGCGCGCGCCGCCGGGCTGCGCGCCGCGGTGTGGACCGTGAACGCTGTCGACGACCTGCGCGCCTGGCTCGGCAACGACGCCGTCGACGACGTCACCACCGACTGGCCCGACCGGGCGCTGGCGATCCGCGACGCAGCCGGGGCTTCGCCGTGGAGGTGATCACCTACAACATCCAGTACTGCCTGGGCCGCGACGGTCGCTTCGACGCCGGTCGTATCGTCGAGACGATCCGCGACGCCGACGTCGTCGCCTTGCAGGAGGTGGAGCGGTTCTGGACGCGGTCCGACGACATGGACCAGTGCCGGGTGATCGCCGATGCCTTGCCCAGCCACTATTGGATGTTCGGCCCGACCATCGACGTGCTGAAGAGCACCGGGCGCGGCGCCGATGCCGCGGTCGACAACCGGCGCCGCCAGTTCGGCAACATGATCCTGTCGCGCTTCCCGATCCTGTCTTCGCGCAACCACCTGCTGCCGAAGTACACCGACCCGGAGAAGTTCACCATCCAGCGCGGCGCGCTGGAGGCGACCATCGACGCGCCGTTCGGTCCGATCCGCGTCTACTCGACCCACCTGTGCCACCTGTCCGCCGCCCAGCGCCTGCGCCAGGTCGAAACCATCCTCGCCATTCACGGGCGCGCCGATGCCGACGGAGCGGTGCACAGCGGCCGCACGCCGGACGCCTGGGCGGACGAGACGGTCAGCCCGCCGCCGCCGCCGGCCGACGCCATGCTGCTGGGCGACTTCAACATGCAGCCGGATTCGCCCGAATACGGCCGGCTGGTCGCCGACGCCTTTGCCGATGCCTGGACCCGTGCGGGTGTCGGCGGCGACGGCGCCACCCTGTACAGCGATGCCGCGACGCGCCGCGGCATTCGCATCGACTATTGCTTCGTCACGGCGGGCCTCGGCGCGCGCCTTCGCCGGGTCGAGGTGCTGGCCGAGGCTGCCGGGTCCGACCACCAGCCGGTGCGCACGACGTTCGATCCGGACTGAGCGGCGCCGCAGGCGAGTGACCGCCGCCACAACGCGGCGGTAAGGTTAAGTTGATCGCGGCGTGATCGTCCCCATCTTCAGCACATGCAAGACGCGCCGCGCCGGTTGCGGCCGGCCGTGTCGTTCAGCCCGGAAGGGTTCGCACCATGCCATTCGACCTGCACTACGACCCCGCGACCTATCGGTCGCGGCGCTGGGAACTTGTCAGCGGCATCCTGATGTACGCTGCGCTGCTGGTCGGCGTCTTCGCCTTCTGACCGGCCGTTGACCCGCGCGTGCGATCCGCCCAGACTCGCCTGCGCTTTGCCAAGCGGAGGCGCCATGCGCAAGATCGCGGATGCCGACGGCGTCCACCCGCCATTCGCCAACTACAGCCATGCCGCCGAGGTCGAAGCCGGCAGCCGGATGGTCTTCGTCTCCGGCCAGCTCGGCATCGACGCCGCGGGCCGTGTGCCGGAGGACACCGCCGAGCAGGCCGAGCTGATCTTCCGGGCGATCGCCCGCATCCTGGCGGAAGCCGGCATGGCGATGGCGGACGTCGTCCGGCTGAATGCCTATGTGGTCGACCGCGCCGACCTGGCCGCCTACATGGCCGTGCGCGACCGCCACGTCGCCAGCCCGCCGCCGGCCAGCACGCTGCTGCTGGTCCCCGGCTTCGCCGGCCCGCAGTTCAAGCTGGAAGTGGAGGCGGTGGCGGCACGGCCGGCCTGACGCGCGCGCTTTCCGCGCCACCGCGCATTGGTGCCCCCGACCAAGTCCTTCGTCGGGAACCGGACGAGGCGCTGCAGTGTCTGCCACCGGCGCCGTGGCCGGCTGCCGCGACCACGTCCCAAGCCAATCGAAGCGCGCAATCCCCAAGGCGTCATTGCGAGCCGCCGACAGGCGGCGCGGCAATCCGGTTCGACCATTTGGCCGATGGCCCCGGATTGCCGCACCGCGCCGCGCAGTGACGGCGGAAGCGGTCAGGCGCGGGCGTCCTCGCGGATCATCTCGCTCGCCTTCTCGGCGATCATGATCACCGGCGAGTTGGTGTTGCCGGAGGTGATCGTCGGCATTACCGAGGCGTCGACCACGCGCAGGCCTTCGACGCCGTTGACTCGGAGCCGGGGGTCGACCACCGCGTCGGCGTCGATGCCCATGCGCGCGGTGCCGACCGGGTGGAAGATGGTGGTGGCGATGTCGCCGGCGGCACGGGCGAGGTCGTCCTCGCTGTCCAGGTGGGTGCCCGGCTTGAACTCCTGCGGCCGGAAGCGGGCCAGTGCCGGTGCGGCACAGATGCGCCGGGTCAGCAGGATCGACTGGGCCGCGACCCGGCGGTCGGCGGCGGTCGCCAGGTAGTTCGGGCGGATCTCCGGCGGCGTCGACGGATCGGGGCCGGCGATGGCCACCGTGCCGCGGCTCTCCGGCCGCAGGTTGCACACGCTGGCGGTGAAGGCCGAGAACGGGTGCAGCGGCTCGCCGAAGGCGTCCAGCGACAGCGGCTGGACGTGATACTCGATGTTGGGCGTGTCATAGGACGCGTCCGAGCGGGCGAACACGCCAAGCTGGC from the Alphaproteobacteria bacterium genome contains:
- a CDS encoding rod shape-determining protein, producing MLSKLLGMMSADMAIDLGTANTLVYVKGRGIVLNEPSVVAIANVRGRQQVLAVGEEAKQMLGRTPGNIQAIRPLRDGVIADFEVAEEMIKHFIRKVHNRRSFASPQVIICVPSGSTAVERRAIQESAESAGARRVFLIEEPMAAAIGAGLPVTEPTGSMVVDIGGGTTEVAVLSLGGIVYSRSVRVGGDKMDEAIIGYIRRTHNLLIGEGTAERIKKQIGSACPPEDGEGAVMEIKGRDLMNGVPKELVISERQVAESLAEPVSAIVEAVKVALEHTAPELAADIVDKGIVLTGGGALLGNLDYVLRHATGLPVSIGDDALSCVALGTGRALEELKTLRHVLINQ
- the mreC gene encoding rod shape-determining protein MreC, which produces MARPPASTIVRYAIPLKVLLQRFALATTVLLAFGLMLLAKADSRFMERVRVAVADMMSPIVDAASEPAQSVSDFMDSLTELAVLREENARLREENARLLEWERAARAMQAQNHALRALTNFVDVPAAAQIAARVIGDSSGVYVRSLLVAVGSVDGVAKGQAVMTGEGLVGRITEVGQRAARVLLITDLNSRIPVRVERTRGRAILLGDNTDLPLLQYLPSADSVAPGDRVVTSGDAGVFPPGLAVGEVVAVTDGTVRVQPFVDWDRLELVRVVDFALPGLIDDFHNDGEMADQPAGPEADVPEAPGPANMVTPVSDGTAVHQQ
- the mreD gene encoding rod shape-determining protein MreD: MNRLLLRIDAVARQSVPVALTLLLVLISALPPVLPVFREAAPAWVLIAVFHWSVQRPELMPVQAAFVIGLLQDLLLGLPPGSSALIYVVLRGVAGRIAQLTAGRGFVNLWIMFAGAAAGAGLLRYLIMTVWLERVLDPVPALFELLLTVGVFPLVSWLLTRLQRGLLTHA
- the mrdA gene encoding penicillin-binding protein 2, with the protein product MLRLRRKKQAAAERVMAGFRRDEDRMRGFSRRALTIGGLQVGLFGVLGARLYGLQVVEADRYALLAEDNRVNMRLLPPPRGEIFDRNGEPVAVNELNYRVQMVPEQAGEMEVVLARLARIVALAPDEIERILEEVGRRRSFLPVMVAENLTWNQVASVEVNAPDLPGVSIDLGYRRIYPNAAAMGHLTGYIAPPREEDLNGDPLLELPDFQMGRSGLERRYDEVLRGRAGVSQVEVNALGRVIRELTREEGQPGRDLTLTIDAGLQRATVERFGEESGAAVVMDAHTGDVLAMVSAPAYDPNQFIGGISVANWNALTDNPRAPLRDKAIAGTYSPGSTFKMVVGLAALEAGIIDANSEVWCPGFLDYGVNRFHCWKHFGHGHVNLASAIEQSCDVYFYETALELGIDKLSAFARRYGFGDLTGVDLVGERTGLMPTKGWKEATLGNPWVPGDTINAGIGQGYVNCTPLQLAVMTARLVNGGYAVTPRLTKRLEGEPAPTFPSMGIPDIWQGWIRDAMSLVVNSPSGTAYRARIEDERLAMGGKSGTVQVRRITAAERAAGIISDEDRPWHHRNHALFVAYAPVYAPRFVCGVVVEHGGGGSSTAAPIARDTLLDVQRRFGAAEVADIGPLQR
- the rodA gene encoding rod shape-determining protein RodA, producing the protein MALTSTLPVERLTLTRRLLGINWMLLVLVTGLAATGVAMLYSAGNGSFHPWASAHALRYAVCTAIMLVVAVIDLRLLLRMAYVFYFLTLALLIGVEVMGSIGMGAQRWIDLGIIKLQPSELMKLALVLALARYFHGCTHLDLRRVTMMVPPVLLTLMPIALVMKQPDLGTAVTLGLGATAVFFVAGVRLWMFAVVGVALAGAAPLAWNMLHDYQRQRVMTFLDPESDPLGAGYHILQSKIALGSGGLFGRGFLQGSQSHGSFLPEKQTDFVFTMLAEEFGLVGGLALLTLYLMVIGFCIAIGLRARNQFGRILSFGVGFTLFLYVFINVAMVSGLMPVVGVPLPLISYGGTAMLTAMIGIGLVMNVYVSRDLRIGRRADDD
- a CDS encoding DUF294 nucleotidyltransferase-like domain-containing protein; the encoded protein is MSDSPSAPDHVLDGFAYRRRVADVMVGPVVTIALGATLREAAAALGAHRVSALAVTGGDGPVSGILTERDLVRAIARGVDLDRATVLQAMTADVATIAPDAFVYVAIGRMQRLGIRHLPVVDDGRLAGMVSARALLKLRAGQAPVIGDAIGAAETPQEMAESLAQLPALARAMLADGCGGHEIAAVVAGVFRDATARAVALAEARLSDSHLGPPPAAYAFLVLGSAGRGESLLRPDQDNAIVHAGTVADDGWFAELGRMASDFLDAAGIPYCIGHVMASEPHWRRTLAGWRDEIGRWIARAEGESLLNVDIFFDFQPVHGDRGLAGALRAQSLAAAARAPLFLRMMAGQLDSLSPPFNLFGRLRTDPDSGRFDAKIGALLPAVAAARIMALATETPETGTVGRLRAAAAIGGAESGAVAEIVEAHGLVLRMLAAQQVADRAAGQPATNWLAARELPRHEREALIEALHAIDGAKLLVRDVLTAPRNGSTPAAR
- a CDS encoding exonuclease domain-containing protein, with protein sequence MARAPSARRSLFVGALTCALVFAIAVVVGLIGWSRSGAPAIMLVVLGACAAVGLAGFWIVIGLLDDHFDGLERLRGRLVMMRAEAAGHARRDAAAEPWRQDAEGGRLADAALALAQVWQEARAAPDSRLTAMVAAIPDGIVSVTETGLVSLANAPARRLLGGARAALGTSIYAALDDRDLGEAWRSARADGLAVARRLRHVDGHTVSARVIDLGPGQGALIMMEPPPPHGGAAADDEGLLCDPSLHEEPPAPLPIGDDTPLDALPAWVLDLETTGLDVRADRIVSIGAIRQHGARLFRGTVIDQLVNPGRAIPAASSAVHGITDRMVEAAPGFAEAYARIGPRLAGCALVGHNIGFDLTVLRSEAARCGIEWAAPPALDTFLLVAALEPKRTDLNLEALARAYAVPLTARHTALGDCLTTGELYLRLLPLLAERGVVTFGAARAFARGARHALAHQRAAGWIEP
- a CDS encoding glycerophosphodiester phosphodiesterase family protein, whose protein sequence is MTLITAHRGGAGLWPENSLTAFRGAVGLRGLNAVELDVQACRDGRLVVFHDDTLERTSDGSGRLVELDFETVRRSRLTGTGGEPPPTLDEVLALLVPTRLELKLEIKVADGADADDMVARSVAATDAHGMTGRTLFMSFDRPAIAALGRLGRRLAYSVLTSWKADEAEARMAALVDEALAAHAAAIGVGSKPPDDAAGQLAARAALIARARAAGLRAAVWTVNAVDDLRAWLGNDAVDDVTTDWPDRALAIRDAAGASPWR